A window of the Henckelia pumila isolate YLH828 chromosome 3, ASM3356847v2, whole genome shotgun sequence genome harbors these coding sequences:
- the LOC140889194 gene encoding uncharacterized protein, which translates to MDALVFCVLCLLVPLISAEPIRKFHYTCGSTDMIEIKGIDVSPYPVTIGQTTTVKIDAEAFEDVSIGEVLLYVTLNQKKLYGSTKSLCDQPTDCSIPSGPFSFSITQTLPQLIPVLNGYEIEVYDVDGSKMVCFYFDVNVKVVDLPAVVEKLP; encoded by the exons ATGGATGCTCTAGTATTTTGCGTGCTTTGTCTGCTTGTACCTTTGATTTCCGCCGAGCCCATCCGCAAATTCCATTATACATGTG GTTCCACGGACATGATCGAAATCAAGGGAATTGATGTATCTCCTTATCCGGTTACCATAGGGCAAACAACCACAGTTAAAATCGACGCAGAAGCGT TTGAAGATGTTTCTATTGGAGAAGTGCTGCTATACGTTACATTAAACCAAAAAAAACTATACGGCTCAACAAAGAGCCTTTGTGATCAGCCGACAGACTGCTCCATTCCCAGTGGCCCTTTTAGTTTCTCTATCACCCAAACCTTACCTCAACTAATACCG GTCCTGAACGGATACGAAATTGAAGTGTACGACGTGGATGGTTCGAAAATGGTTTGCTTTTATTTTGATGTCAACGTGAAGGTGGTCGATCTTCCTGCGGTTGTCGAAAAACTTCCTTGA